In one window of Rathayibacter caricis DSM 15933 DNA:
- a CDS encoding LacI family DNA-binding transcriptional regulator, translated as MALPTVEDVARAAGVSRQTVSNVLNSPSIVRPGTRERVEKAIADLKYRPHASARRLRTRKSGTIGVRMDRVLDGISGSLLDRFLHAVTEQADARGMRILLYTASTPEDEIAQIGRLRDGADVDAFVLTSTFYGDPRTAWLREQGVPFVTFGRPWGLDDQGDPQHLWVDVDGASGVAQASRHLADEGCATVAFFGWPSGSATGDDRRNGWERVMGERFPGVALLRAEAEDDVQQARSAAIAFLEANPAVDGLVCVSDSLALGASMAAVAVGRPDLSIVGFDNTPVAAAVGLSSVEQDLGAVAAGALELLLGERGDDIVHRELASGEAHRLVEPHLVVRTPLHL; from the coding sequence ATGGCACTGCCGACCGTCGAAGACGTGGCCCGCGCCGCCGGAGTCTCGCGCCAGACCGTCTCGAACGTGCTCAACAGCCCGTCGATCGTGCGTCCCGGCACCCGCGAGCGCGTCGAGAAGGCCATCGCCGACCTCAAGTACCGGCCGCACGCCTCCGCCCGCCGCCTGCGCACCCGCAAGTCGGGCACCATCGGCGTGCGGATGGACCGCGTGCTCGACGGTATCTCCGGCAGCCTGCTCGACCGGTTCCTCCACGCCGTGACCGAGCAGGCGGATGCCCGCGGCATGCGGATCCTGCTCTACACGGCGAGCACCCCCGAGGACGAGATCGCGCAGATCGGACGGCTCCGCGACGGGGCCGACGTGGACGCCTTCGTCCTCACCTCGACCTTCTACGGCGACCCGCGCACCGCGTGGCTCCGCGAGCAGGGCGTGCCCTTCGTGACGTTCGGCCGCCCCTGGGGGCTGGACGACCAGGGCGATCCGCAGCACCTCTGGGTCGACGTCGACGGCGCCTCCGGAGTCGCGCAGGCCAGCCGGCACCTCGCCGACGAGGGGTGCGCGACCGTCGCGTTCTTCGGCTGGCCGAGCGGATCCGCGACCGGCGACGACCGCCGCAACGGCTGGGAGCGGGTCATGGGGGAGCGGTTCCCCGGAGTCGCACTGCTGCGGGCCGAGGCGGAGGACGACGTGCAGCAGGCCCGGTCCGCCGCGATCGCGTTCCTCGAGGCGAACCCCGCGGTCGACGGTCTGGTCTGCGTCTCGGACTCCCTCGCGCTCGGCGCCTCGATGGCCGCCGTCGCCGTCGGCCGCCCCGACCTCTCGATCGTCGGCTTCGACAACACCCCGGTCGCCGCCGCCGTCGGCCTCTCGAGCGTCGAGCAGGACCTCGGCGCGGTCGCGGCCGGCGCCCTCGAGCTGCTCCTCGGCGAGCGCGGCGACGACATCGTGCACCGCGAGCTCGCCTCCGGAGAGGCCCACCGCCTCGTCGAGCCGCAC
- a CDS encoding glycogen debranching N-terminal domain-containing protein, which yields MTTERDDRSSTPLQPLLHEAVVLLRAPSQLWCDETGELGAQPIHGLYHGDVRVLAAASLLVGGLPLEPIAAGRDGASSARFTGLARRLDDASADPRFRVVRTRAVSAGSLRESIRLESALAEEVATRLDLALEPDFSLVHVVKAGLRDDVDVRTEAGDGSVVWTSGSARAEVRAPGAAIATGASTTLSWDVVVPARGTVEVEWSIAMEDSAAVVAGAPGPAEWSGTTVDAGDSRLASWCRVALDDLDALRMVTVDRPDEPFLAAGAPWFFTLFGRDSIWAARMLLPLGTGIAGSTLRVLAGLQGTEHVAGTAEQPGKIMHELRSTTLEIPGEGVSLPPLYFGTVDATALWVCLLHDAWRWGLPDSEVEALLPALEAALRWLRDDGDSDGDGLLEYVDTTGHGLANQGWKDSGDSIQWRDGTLAEGPIALCEVQAYAYEAAIGGAALLERFGRDGAAWREWAADLKERFARSFWIDTADGGYPAIALDARKRPVDTVTSNIGHLLGTGILPPDRAARVAELLVSPELSSGYGLRTMSTDSDGYWPLSYHGGTVWAHDTAIAVTGLARDGFGAEATTLARGLLAAAEGFDYRMPELHSGDSAAEAPAPVPYPAACRPQAWSAAAAVGVLSAALGLAPGGETLVVAPISPALAGPIRVDGIRHRGSVVAVDWDGRV from the coding sequence GTGACGACCGAGCGCGACGACCGCAGCAGCACGCCCCTCCAGCCCCTCCTCCACGAGGCCGTCGTCCTCCTCCGCGCCCCCTCGCAGCTGTGGTGCGACGAGACGGGCGAGCTCGGCGCGCAGCCGATCCACGGGCTCTACCACGGCGACGTCCGCGTGCTCGCCGCAGCGTCCCTTCTCGTCGGCGGGCTCCCCCTCGAGCCGATCGCGGCCGGACGCGACGGGGCCTCCTCCGCCCGCTTCACCGGCCTGGCCCGCCGCCTCGACGACGCGTCGGCGGATCCCCGGTTCCGCGTCGTCCGCACGCGCGCCGTCTCGGCGGGATCGCTCCGCGAGAGCATCCGCCTCGAGTCGGCCCTGGCCGAGGAGGTCGCCACGCGACTCGACCTCGCGCTCGAGCCCGACTTCTCCCTCGTGCACGTCGTGAAGGCCGGCCTGCGCGACGACGTCGACGTCCGCACCGAGGCGGGCGACGGATCCGTCGTGTGGACCTCGGGCAGCGCCCGCGCCGAGGTGCGCGCCCCGGGCGCCGCGATCGCGACAGGAGCGAGCACCACGCTCTCCTGGGACGTCGTGGTCCCGGCCCGCGGCACCGTCGAGGTCGAGTGGAGCATCGCGATGGAGGACTCCGCCGCGGTCGTCGCCGGAGCCCCCGGCCCCGCGGAGTGGAGCGGTACGACGGTCGACGCGGGCGACTCCCGCCTCGCGTCCTGGTGCCGCGTCGCCCTCGACGACCTCGACGCCCTGCGGATGGTCACCGTCGACCGTCCGGACGAGCCGTTCCTGGCCGCCGGCGCGCCCTGGTTCTTCACCCTCTTCGGCCGCGACTCGATCTGGGCGGCGCGGATGCTCCTCCCGCTGGGCACCGGGATCGCCGGCTCGACCCTGCGCGTGCTCGCGGGGCTCCAGGGCACCGAGCACGTGGCCGGCACCGCCGAGCAGCCCGGCAAGATCATGCACGAGCTGCGCTCGACGACGCTCGAGATCCCGGGCGAGGGCGTCTCGCTCCCCCCTCTCTACTTCGGCACCGTCGACGCCACGGCGCTCTGGGTCTGCCTGCTGCACGACGCCTGGCGCTGGGGGCTCCCCGACTCCGAGGTCGAGGCCCTGCTGCCCGCGCTCGAGGCGGCGCTGCGCTGGCTCCGCGACGACGGCGACTCCGACGGCGACGGCCTGCTCGAGTACGTCGACACAACCGGGCACGGCCTCGCCAACCAGGGCTGGAAGGACTCGGGCGACTCGATCCAGTGGCGCGACGGCACCCTGGCCGAGGGCCCCATCGCGCTCTGCGAGGTGCAGGCCTACGCCTACGAGGCGGCGATCGGAGGCGCGGCGCTGCTCGAGCGGTTCGGCCGCGACGGAGCCGCGTGGCGCGAGTGGGCGGCGGACCTGAAGGAGCGGTTCGCCCGGTCGTTCTGGATCGACACGGCCGACGGCGGCTACCCGGCGATCGCCCTCGATGCGCGGAAGCGCCCCGTCGACACGGTCACGAGCAACATCGGTCACCTTCTGGGCACCGGGATCCTGCCGCCCGACCGCGCCGCGCGCGTGGCCGAGCTGCTGGTCTCGCCCGAGCTCTCCTCCGGCTACGGCCTGCGCACCATGTCGACCGACTCCGACGGCTACTGGCCGCTCTCGTACCACGGAGGAACGGTCTGGGCCCACGACACCGCCATCGCCGTCACGGGGCTGGCTCGCGACGGCTTCGGGGCCGAGGCGACGACGCTCGCGCGGGGCCTGCTCGCCGCCGCCGAGGGCTTCGACTACCGGATGCCCGAGCTGCACTCGGGCGATTCCGCCGCCGAGGCGCCCGCGCCGGTGCCCTACCCCGCCGCCTGCCGTCCGCAGGCCTGGTCGGCGGCCGCGGCCGTGGGAGTGCTGTCGGCGGCGCTGGGGCTCGCGCCGGGCGGGGAGACGCTCGTCGTCGCTCCGATCTCGCCCGCCCTCGCCGGGCCGATCCGGGTCGACGGGATCCGCCACCGCGGGTCCGTCGTGGCGGTGGACTGGGACGGGCGCGTCTGA